A genomic stretch from Fusarium musae strain F31 chromosome 9, whole genome shotgun sequence includes:
- a CDS encoding hypothetical protein (EggNog:ENOG41~antiSMASH:Cluster_9.4), producing the protein MLNKSSLKSLITPDLLVQLADAYLPYSKTEDLDFTIAQSDGFSANFKKVCQEGEARDALIALSHLSNNGVLPTPMELDLMSFLPKPSSLEFPQQCFGLQLLLDQASRILLTGIEARWQVAYFGPLARRLAGQWYALPHHLRPHSWQRWKDDVGVTSFSFWVSTQVMWAAPFLHAEDLGSQEIGLELSNDLRQAVEEYTETRDPHRETRNKTLKDDLLFIREVVKSPPKDDEGAISMAAWTYWWCTILDAHWPIIARFGRYPYRNAAFGRPSTRDEEKWLDDMKHFSEASPEDAKHIREDVEKGQWTPLGES; encoded by the coding sequence ATGCTAAATAAAAGCTCCTTGAAGTCCCTGATCACTCCCGATCTGCTTGTGCAGCTCGCGGATGCCTATCTTCCTTATTCTAAAACTGAAGACCTTGACTTCACCATTGCCCAGTCAGACGGCTTCAGCGCAAACTTCAAGAAAGTATGCCAAGAAGGCGAGGCTCGAGATGCACTTATAGCACTCAGTCACCTCAGTAATAATGGAGTCCTCCCAACTCCTATGGAACTCGACCTTATGTCCTTTCTCCCAAAACCATCTTCCCTAGAATTTCCCCAACAATGCTTCGGACTTCAGTTGCTTCTTGACCAAGCGTCAAGAATCCTCTTGACTGGAATCGAGGCTCGTTGGCAAGTTGCATACTTTGGACCTCTGGCAAGACGTCTTGCTGGACAGTGGTACGCACTACCTCATCATCTACGTCCCCATTCATGGCAGAGATGGAAAGACGATGTAGGCGTTACTAGTTTTAGCTTCTGGGTTTCGACGCAAGTCATGTGGGCAGCCCCCTTTCTCCACGCCGAAGATCTAGGGAGTCAAGAGATTGGATTGGAGTTATCGAATGATTTACGTCAAGCTGTTGAAGAGTACACGGAAACACGGGACCCGCATCGGGAGACAAGGAACAAGACGCTGAAGGATGATCTGCTTTTTATAAGAGAGGTTGTCAAGAGTCCGCCAAAAGACGACGAGGGCGCTATCAGTATGGCGGCCTGGACCTATTGGTGGTGCACGATCCTGGATGCTCACTGGCCCATCATTGCGCGATTTGGTCGCTATCCTTACCGCAATGCAGCGTTTGGTAGGCCTAGTACAAGGGATGAAGAGAAATGGTTGGACGATATGAAACATTTTTCTGAAGCTTCTCCTGAAGATGCTAAGCACATTCGAGAAGATGTAGAGAAGGGTCAGTGGACTCCACTTGGAGAGAGTTGA